The DNA segment TTTGAATTATACAAGATCGATAACCATAATTTGTTTTTTGATACGACTAATTTTTTTACATATATCCATACAACCAATGAACACTGTACCATCGCAAAAAGAGGAAAAAACAAGCAAAAAAGAGCCGACTTAAGACAAATTGGACTTGCGATGATTGTGGCAAAAGACAGCTTGATACCATTGTTTCATTTGACATATGAGGGGAACAGACATGATTCAGTAGTTTTTAGCTCCATAATACACAAGTTAAAAGAAAGAATGGACTTCTTAAATATGGACATCAAAAATCATACAGTAATATTTGATCGGGGCAACAACTCAAAAAATAATTTAAATTTAATAAAAGCAGAGGGACTACACTATGTTGGCGCACTGGTTCCTCATCAACATAAAGAGCTGGTAAATGAAGCCTTTAATAATCTTGAGCAAGTAGAAATTGCAGGAAGTTCACTACAAGTTTACAGGGGTAAAAAAATTATCTGGGATGAAGAAAGAACTGTAGTTGTTTTTATTTCAGCTGGTCTTAGGGCAGGTCAAATTGGTTGGATATATCACCTGCTTGAAAAGGCTAAAAAAGAGCTTATGATTTTACAAAATGATATAAACGGTAAGGTACTTAAACCAAAAACCAAAGAAAAGATGGAACATAAAATAACTAAAATAGTACAAGACAAAAAAATTAATGATCTAATTAGCTGGTCATTGGAGTGTGACGAAGGTAGCTATAAGCTTAATTATTTAGTTGATCAAGAGAAAATTAAGATACTTGAAGATAAATTTGGAGTTAGAATCCTCATGACTGATCGACACGATTGGAGCACTGAGGAGATAATAAAAGCGTATCATGGACAGGGTTTTATTGAGCAGGCATTTAAAAATTTAAAGAATCCATATCATCTTGCTATTAGGCCGCAGTTTCATTGGACAGACCAAAAAATAAAAGTACATTATTTTATTTGTGTTCTTGGATATTTGTTGGCGACGTTATTATGGAAAAAAATAAAAGAAAAAGCTAATTTTACTGGTACATTAGATAATTTTTTAGATTATTTAAATAATATAAGGCTTGCGGTTATGCTTGAAGCTGCGGAAAAAAGGGGCCGTGTTAAAGCGGTATATAGATTGGAAGAAGCCAGTGAAGATGAAGAAG comes from the Candidatus Babeliales bacterium genome and includes:
- a CDS encoding IS1634 family transposase; this translates as MATIQARTSRGNKYWYIVESRRVNGKPRPVMLAYLGKANDLLQRLQGMVDKIKLKSYSHGAIATLLKTAQELDICNVINKYVESKRKNTAKKPSRNNLTAGATFLLAAIGRLCMPTSKRGFYDWAKNTSLEYLLKTNLSKVDSQHFWDLMDALPAENISLIEQELLKKVFELYKIDNHNLFFDTTNFFTYIHTTNEHCTIAKRGKNKQKRADLRQIGLAMIVAKDSLIPLFHLTYEGNRHDSVVFSSIIHKLKERMDFLNMDIKNHTVIFDRGNNSKNNLNLIKAEGLHYVGALVPHQHKELVNEAFNNLEQVEIAGSSLQVYRGKKIIWDEERTVVVFISAGLRAGQIGWIYHLLEKAKKELMILQNDINGKVLKPKTKEKMEHKITKIVQDKKINDLISWSLECDEGSYKLNYLVDQEKIKILEDKFGVRILMTDRHDWSTEEIIKAYHGQGFIEQAFKNLKNPYHLAIRPQFHWTDQKIKVHYFICVLGYLLATLLWKKIKEKANFTGTLDNFLDYLNNIRLAVMLEAAEKRGRVKAVYRLEEASEDEEVLIKEFGIDKYHEERNKLSGVGVYT